From the genome of Pelobacter propionicus DSM 2379, one region includes:
- the dapA gene encoding 4-hydroxy-tetrahydrodipicolinate synthase codes for MFKGSIVALVTPFRDGAVDEETLRRMVDYQIENGTDGISPCGTTGEASTLDYDEHMRVIEIVIQQVNGRVPVIAGTGSNSTTEAIELSRKAKKLGADGVLLVSPYYNKPSQEGLYRHFRAIADAVDIPQVLYNVPGRTGVNMLPQTVARLAEHDSIVAIKEATGSLQQASELMEMCGDKIDVISGDDFITFPMMACGATGVISVVANIMPREVARLVDAFYEGDMDEARRLHLSLLNISNAMFIETNPVPVKTAAALMGLCAEELRLPLAPLGDASRATLCAVMKSYGLI; via the coding sequence ATGTTCAAAGGAAGTATTGTTGCCCTGGTTACGCCGTTCAGGGACGGCGCCGTTGATGAAGAAACGCTGCGCCGGATGGTGGACTACCAGATCGAGAACGGGACCGATGGTATTTCGCCATGCGGTACCACCGGTGAGGCCTCGACCCTGGACTATGACGAACACATGAGGGTGATCGAAATAGTCATCCAGCAGGTAAACGGGCGGGTGCCGGTCATCGCCGGCACCGGCTCCAACTCGACGACCGAAGCCATCGAGCTCAGCCGCAAGGCAAAGAAGTTGGGGGCCGACGGCGTCCTGCTGGTTTCTCCCTACTACAACAAGCCATCCCAGGAAGGGCTCTACCGTCACTTCAGGGCGATCGCCGATGCCGTGGACATCCCGCAGGTGCTCTACAACGTGCCGGGGCGCACCGGGGTCAACATGCTCCCCCAGACCGTGGCGCGCCTGGCGGAACACGACAGCATCGTGGCCATCAAGGAGGCGACAGGTTCTTTGCAGCAGGCCTCCGAACTGATGGAGATGTGCGGTGACAAGATCGACGTCATCTCGGGCGACGACTTCATCACCTTTCCCATGATGGCCTGCGGCGCAACAGGGGTCATCTCCGTTGTCGCCAACATCATGCCGCGGGAGGTTGCCCGGCTGGTGGATGCCTTTTATGAAGGCGACATGGACGAGGCCCGCCGTCTGCACCTGAGTTTGCTCAACATCAGCAACGCCATGTTCATAGAAACCAACCCGGTGCCGGTCAAGACAGCCGCTGCCCTGATGGGGCTGTGCGCCGAAGAGTTGCGCCTGCCGCTGGCTCCCCTGGGCGACGCCAGCCGGGCCACCCTGTGCGCTGTCATGAAATCCTACGGCCTGATCTAG